One genomic region from Magnetofaba australis IT-1 encodes:
- a CDS encoding sulfite exporter TauE/SafE family protein: MPPLAFDGALSLASAWILGLSTGLTLCALSCVPAMGSWALARAGGGLQALGDTVLFLAGRVTGYTLLAGGAAWLGQTLLLWREAWPVEAILGVALIASGMLLAWPRRSGQCAGSHGRRGESWPPFFLGLSLSLIPCPPLAALLSASANAADWLHGALLGGAFGVGAALSPVLLIAPLFGLFGKSLTTAQPWLARWTRLAGAAALVALGVARLLGGGAA, from the coding sequence ATGCCGCCGCTGGCGTTTGACGGCGCGTTGAGCCTTGCCTCGGCGTGGATTCTGGGCCTCTCCACCGGCTTGACCCTGTGCGCGCTCTCCTGTGTGCCCGCCATGGGCAGTTGGGCGCTGGCGCGGGCGGGCGGCGGATTGCAAGCGCTGGGCGACACCGTGCTGTTCCTGGCCGGGCGGGTGACCGGCTACACCCTGTTGGCGGGGGGCGCGGCGTGGTTGGGACAGACCCTGTTGCTGTGGCGCGAAGCGTGGCCGGTGGAGGCGATATTGGGTGTTGCACTGATCGCCTCCGGGATGCTGCTGGCGTGGCCGCGTCGCAGCGGCCAGTGCGCGGGTAGTCATGGTCGGCGCGGGGAGTCCTGGCCGCCGTTTTTCCTCGGTTTGAGTTTGAGTCTGATTCCGTGTCCGCCGCTGGCGGCGCTGCTGTCGGCCAGCGCCAACGCCGCCGACTGGCTGCACGGGGCGCTGCTGGGCGGCGCTTTTGGGGTGGGCGCGGCGCTCTCGCCGGTGCTGCTGATTGCGCCGCTGTTCGGTCTGTTTGGCAAGTCGCTGACCACAGCGCAGCCGTGGCTGGCGCGCTGGACCCGGCTGGCGGGGGCGGCGGCCCTGGTGGCGCTCGGCGTGGCGCGTCTGCTGGGCGGAGGCGCGGCGTGA
- a CDS encoding energy transducer TonB, translated as MTVAASIAMRHPLEPVEARRDALWAVGAALALHLALATALLLGVRAPTPPVTLQSFQVVILPEAEAPPEVAQTEPAPPEPVAEPEPAPEEPVAEAEPAREELVAEAEPAPPQPIVAPEPPPEPALEPESAPVVNTTRAAPAPQRRKLAPPRKQVKLVAAPPKQPAPTPPSQSVATPPRAASASTTEAVAAPPRFTPPVGHAGYLDNPPPQYPVLARRRGLQGRVLLRVDVGRTGEVRSVRVKQGSGHAVLDRAARATVLGWRFRPATRNGAAVVAQVDVPIRFVLQ; from the coding sequence GTGACGGTTGCGGCCAGCATCGCGATGCGGCATCCGCTGGAGCCGGTGGAGGCGCGCCGTGACGCCCTGTGGGCCGTCGGTGCGGCGCTGGCGCTGCATCTGGCGCTGGCCACAGCGCTGCTGCTGGGCGTACGCGCGCCGACGCCGCCAGTCACATTACAGAGTTTTCAGGTGGTGATTCTGCCCGAGGCGGAGGCGCCGCCCGAGGTTGCACAAACGGAGCCCGCGCCGCCGGAGCCAGTTGCCGAGCCGGAGCCCGCGCCGGAGGAGCCCGTTGCTGAAGCGGAGCCTGCGCGGGAGGAGCTCGTTGCTGAAGCGGAGCCCGCGCCGCCGCAACCCATTGTCGCGCCGGAGCCGCCGCCGGAACCCGCTTTGGAGCCGGAGTCGGCTCCTGTGGTGAATACAACCCGCGCCGCGCCTGCGCCACAGCGCCGCAAACTTGCGCCGCCCCGCAAACAAGTCAAGTTGGTCGCTGCGCCGCCAAAACAGCCCGCGCCGACCCCGCCCAGCCAGTCAGTGGCGACGCCCCCTCGCGCCGCCTCGGCGTCGACCACTGAGGCCGTCGCTGCGCCGCCGCGTTTTACGCCGCCGGTGGGCCATGCGGGCTATCTGGACAATCCGCCGCCGCAATACCCGGTGCTGGCGCGCCGCCGGGGGTTGCAGGGGCGGGTGCTGCTGCGCGTGGATGTGGGACGCACGGGAGAGGTGCGCAGCGTGCGCGTCAAACAGGGCTCCGGCCATGCGGTGCTGGATCGGGCCGCCCGCGCCACCGTGCTGGGGTGGCGCTTTCGTCCCGCCACCCGCAATGGCGCGGCGGTGGTGGCGCAGGTGGATGTGCCGATTCGATTCGTTCTGCAATAA
- a CDS encoding MotA/TolQ/ExbB proton channel family protein: MMWLNWWQDADWIVRGVFLLLITLSAVSWSVLTARALRFARVLERERGLLDALRDVVASTSINTPSTRLLTQRDLYHALSAEGREALRGQTLREIRLELENGLTILATIGNAAPFIGLFGTVWGIMNALHGLGGAALNMEMVTGPVAEALVATAAGLFVAVPAVAGYNYLVRKLRHVMGAVERNALWMTEPELGEL; this comes from the coding sequence ATGATGTGGTTGAATTGGTGGCAGGACGCCGATTGGATTGTGCGCGGCGTATTCCTGTTGTTGATTACGCTGTCGGCGGTGAGCTGGAGCGTGCTGACGGCGCGGGCGCTGCGTTTCGCCCGTGTGTTGGAGCGCGAACGGGGCCTGCTCGACGCGCTGCGCGATGTGGTCGCCTCCACCTCCATCAACACCCCCTCCACCCGGCTGCTCACCCAACGCGATCTCTATCATGCGCTCTCCGCCGAGGGGCGTGAGGCGCTGCGCGGGCAGACGTTGCGCGAGATCCGTCTGGAACTGGAGAACGGCCTGACCATTCTGGCCACCATCGGCAACGCCGCCCCCTTCATCGGCCTGTTCGGCACCGTGTGGGGCATCATGAACGCGCTGCACGGTCTGGGCGGCGCGGCGCTGAATATGGAGATGGTCACCGGCCCGGTGGCCGAGGCGCTGGTGGCCACCGCCGCCGGTCTGTTCGTCGCCGTGCCCGCGGTGGCGGGGTACAACTATCTGGTGCGCAAGCTGCGCCATGTGATGGGGGCGGTCGAACGCAACGCGCTGTGGATGACCGAACCGGAACTGGGAGAGTTGTAA
- a CDS encoding ExbD/TolR family protein, with translation MAGSSSSGGGDFDAPLAEINVTPLVDVMLVLLVIFIVAAPLMAQALKVDLPRAAAPSDAEPHVIALVAKADGVTLLDDVVIESEALEAALKARFADNPQAVLRLGADAAIAYEEVARLLSIAQRAGIRRIAFATRAAP, from the coding sequence ATGGCGGGCTCCTCTTCATCCGGCGGCGGCGACTTCGATGCGCCGCTGGCGGAAATCAATGTCACCCCGTTGGTGGATGTGATGCTGGTGCTGTTGGTGATCTTCATCGTCGCCGCGCCGCTCATGGCGCAGGCGCTCAAGGTTGATCTGCCCCGCGCCGCCGCTCCCAGCGACGCCGAACCCCATGTGATTGCGCTGGTGGCCAAGGCCGATGGCGTCACCCTGCTCGATGACGTCGTGATCGAGTCCGAGGCATTGGAAGCGGCCCTGAAGGCGCGCTTTGCCGACAACCCGCAGGCGGTGCTGCGCCTGGGCGCCGATGCCGCCATCGCCTATGAAGAGGTCGCGCGTCTGCTCTCCATAGCGCAGCGCGCGGGTATTCGCCGTATCGCCTTCGCCACCCGCGCCGCGCCGTAA
- a CDS encoding 4Fe-4S binding protein, which produces MTAALNLSRIRLAVQLVMLVITVYGGVVLGHYLSDKLSNALPALSCAFDQQNGAYCTLIPFQHQMHHRVGEVIARSGQFAMATLVPLGFTFLSFYILFFFLNKAFCGWICPLGTLQELLYRLGRVLRRPFHRLHGRGLSRVRPIKWIVLLGLVFLLPLLAGLGHLPHAAGDAFCQVCPARIATTLLTGDLNQVTVATTGTAEFLFSALRATLFGFIVIAALSVRQPFCRVCPMLALHALLRRFSPLRLRKQEESEACGRCDLCARACPMDIPEVAEQSGAKAFHDDCTLCGRCVEFCPHDDRLQLKFGPWMLFRSSRDYFRRRSRLERPEGGARSESP; this is translated from the coding sequence ATGACCGCCGCTCTGAATCTCAGCCGCATCCGTTTGGCGGTGCAACTGGTGATGCTGGTGATCACCGTCTATGGCGGGGTGGTGCTGGGTCACTATCTGTCCGACAAACTCTCCAACGCGCTGCCCGCGCTCTCCTGCGCCTTCGACCAGCAGAACGGGGCCTACTGCACGCTGATTCCGTTTCAGCATCAGATGCACCACCGGGTGGGGGAGGTGATTGCGCGCAGCGGCCAGTTCGCCATGGCCACGCTGGTTCCGCTGGGCTTTACGTTTCTGTCGTTCTACATCCTGTTCTTCTTCCTGAATAAGGCGTTCTGCGGCTGGATCTGCCCGTTGGGAACGTTGCAGGAGCTGCTCTATCGCCTGGGGCGCGTGTTGCGGCGTCCGTTCCACCGTTTGCACGGGCGCGGGTTGTCGCGAGTGCGGCCCATCAAGTGGATCGTGCTGCTGGGATTGGTGTTTCTGCTGCCGCTGCTGGCGGGATTGGGGCATCTGCCCCATGCGGCGGGGGACGCCTTCTGTCAGGTGTGCCCGGCGCGCATCGCCACCACCCTGCTCACCGGCGACCTCAATCAAGTGACCGTCGCCACCACCGGCACGGCGGAGTTCCTCTTCAGCGCCCTGCGCGCCACCCTGTTCGGCTTTATTGTCATCGCCGCCCTCAGCGTGCGCCAACCCTTCTGCCGCGTCTGCCCGATGCTGGCGCTGCATGCGCTGCTGCGTCGTTTCTCGCCGCTGCGCCTGCGCAAGCAGGAGGAGAGCGAGGCGTGCGGTCGCTGCGATCTGTGCGCCCGCGCCTGCCCCATGGATATCCCCGAGGTGGCCGAGCAGAGCGGGGCCAAGGCGTTCCATGACGACTGCACCCTGTGTGGCCGCTGCGTGGAGTTCTGTCCCCATGATGATCGCCTGCAACTGAAATTCGGCCCCTGGATGCTGTTCCGCTCCAGCCGCGACTACTTCCGCCGCCGCAGCCGCTTGGAGCGGCCTGAAGGCGGCGCGCGATCGGAGTCCCCCTGA